A segment of the Bdellovibrio bacteriovorus genome:
CCCGAATTTGTTCTCAAATAACTGCTTGTCCATAACAACTCCTTCCCTCGACCAGAGTCGGGGGCTCAGTGAGACAGCTTGTTTTTGATATCATCGATTTTCGAGTTCACTTTGTCTGCGGCGGATTCCGCTTTTCCCTCGAACTTTCTGTCCATGTTGGTCATGAATTCAGAAACTTGTTTTGACGCTTCCTCTTTGGAAAGTCCGATTTTCTGCTGAACCAAACCGCTTAAGGCTTCCATATTGCCTTTGGTTTTTTGGATGTCGTCGTCGGTCAGGGCACCCCATTTTTTGCGAAGCTCGCCTGATATTTCCTTGATTTTGCCTTGGAAGATATCCTTGTTCATAAGAACCTCCTTAGTCATTGTTGCTACCTTAATGGGGCGCCTGTTTGGCGAAATAGTCAAATTTTCGCGCCAAAACTTTGGCGCCTGTCATAGAATTACTACCCGGCAAACATTCACCACAGGGGCAAAAATTGCCCCAGTTCAAATATGTTGGACCGCAGTCACTGGCCCTCGGCGAAGGTCCTGTTGGCATCCGTGTTGCTTTCAATCTTGATAGGACCACTATGTGGTCATTCATCATGGAGGATGAAGTGGCTGAAGAAAAAGCGGCAGCATCGGATGTATCGTCAGCTCCGAGCGGGGGATCTGGACAAAAGCCTATTCTACTTATTGCCTTGGCGGTCGTTAATATGCTCGTCGTTGCGGGTGTTGGATTCATGCTCTATTCCAACCGCAAGAAAGAAGCGGCAGAACCTAAAATTGAACAAGTGATCAAGGGCGAAGCAGAAGCCCAGCACAAAGAAGCCACTGAAGAAAAAGAGGTCATCGGTAAGGTCGTGCCTCTGGAAACCTTTATTGTGAATCTGGCTGGCTCCAAGGGCCGTAAAGTCGCAAAAGTGAACATGGAGCTGGAAGTGACCGGCAGCCACGTCATGGAGGAACTGGAAAAACGCAAAGCCCAGATCCGCGACATCATTATCATTATTCTATCCAGCAAGACCTACGAGGATGTTTCCTCCAGGGAAGGCAAAGACAGTCTTCGCAGTGAAATCAAGGACACCATCAATTCTTTCCTGGTGCAGGGGAAGATTTCCAACGTGTTCTTCACCGAGTTTATCTATAACTAAGGCAGGACTATGAATCA
Coding sequences within it:
- a CDS encoding CsbD family protein is translated as MNKDIFQGKIKEISGELRKKWGALTDDDIQKTKGNMEALSGLVQQKIGLSKEEASKQVSEFMTNMDRKFEGKAESAADKVNSKIDDIKNKLSH
- a CDS encoding flagellar basal body-associated FliL family protein — encoded protein: MWSFIMEDEVAEEKAAASDVSSAPSGGSGQKPILLIALAVVNMLVVAGVGFMLYSNRKKEAAEPKIEQVIKGEAEAQHKEATEEKEVIGKVVPLETFIVNLAGSKGRKVAKVNMELEVTGSHVMEELEKRKAQIRDIIIIILSSKTYEDVSSREGKDSLRSEIKDTINSFLVQGKISNVFFTEFIYN